DNA sequence from the Pseudophryne corroboree isolate aPseCor3 chromosome 6, aPseCor3.hap2, whole genome shotgun sequence genome:
TGTTGACCTTTCATCATTTAAACAATGGCATCATTTAAACATTGCGgcttcaacattatgaatgtcgccATTGTTACTGTTGACTTTTTGACTACATCCCCTATAACCTCagcaacagggctgtttctagacaatttggctcccagtgtaagATTTCAAAATACGCCCCCCCATTggcataaaaaatgtgcccccccatagatataaaaaacacaaatttgTGGGCACCACGTTCCCGGTGAGGGGATGTAGCCTCACTAGAGTGGGCATGGTCTTACTAAAATAGGCCTGTCCTTGCATGAAAAGACTACCATATACCCCCATTATTGACCCTGaaccaacagacctcagccaccacatggaaaaaaacaaattccaccatattaagcctaacaataatgccccttgcaccatattatgccccctgcaccataatatgccacacaccacaatgcctgtgatacattattgccaggggtaatactagttaccaggggtgtgtaatgctagttgccgggggtaatgctagttgccagaggtgtgtaatgctagttgccaggggtaatactagttgccagtggtgtgtaatgctcgttggcaTGGGTAATACTCATTGTCAGAGGTGTGTTAAGCTAGTTACCAGGGGCAATGCTAGTtggcaggggtgtgtaatgctatttTACAGGGGTAATGCCATCCTGCCAGCGCCCGCCCACTAGCTAGCTACAATAGCTAGCTCCAGTCCCGCCAGCTTCTGCCCACCAGCTCCCCTGCTGCATCCTCcgctccccctctcccccttctcctTGTCATACTGTAGTACTCCGCTGCAGGGCGGAGTTTCGCAAAATCATGTGctgcgtcatgatgtcacaatgcaaacgtgtcattctgtgaaactccgccccagCAGCAGAGTACTatgtcagggaggagggggagcagagtcCGGTCATGGGAAAAGTACAGCGGCGGGTACCCCATGCAGTTGCACAGCTCACCCACCGCTAGAAACACCACTGCTCAGCAATTAAAGCACTTTAGTACTTTACACTATATATTTAAAGTACTTTAAAGTTGTTGACTACATTCAGGGATATGCTACTCAAACTAATAAAGATATTATAACAATAGCAATAGAACGTGTCATAAACACTCACATATTTAGTTTGTTgtttaagaaaatatatatattttgtgccatttgtattTGTCCCTGGATACAATGGTCAACATTTCAACATCAAAAGTAGAAGTTAATAGCAGGTCAAGTATTATGGAATAATTCTTACATTACTATATGGCTAACATTTCAAGTTTCATTAAAATGATtcattttttattcttatttatggACCACTATCCATTAGTGGATGTCCACTAGTTGACAAAAACAGATTTTATATTAAAGATATTATAATGATCTCTTACCTGTGGCTCAATAGGTTTTGGAAATATGTCTGTTGGTTGATCATTTGTTACTGTTGAATCAACATGGTCAATTGTATTGCCTGTAGGAACAGTCTCTAATGGTTTCAGATAAGCTAATTCattctgttttgagtcgagggtcaCACACACATCATATGAAAATGGAAAGGGTAAGCTTCCATCACTGATCTCAGAAGGACATCCCAGGGTGAACTGAGGATACACATTTCTACTTAGCGCTCCAAAAGAAGTTGAACTACTTGATTTTCGGTACTTAGAAACCACTATAACAATTACTGCTATAATGAATAGCAGAGAAATTAGAGTTATAGAAATTACCAGGTAGAATGTTATATTAGATGGAGAATTTGAACTGCTGGGTTGGTGTCTTATTTCTGGAACAACTTGTTGAAAGTTTTCTGCTACAACCAAGCTTAAGGTCACTGTAGATGACAAGGATGGAACCCCATTGTCCTTTACCAATACCACAATCTTTTGCCTCAAAGAATCCTTGTCTTCAATGTCACGTTCAATCCTTATTTCACCAGTGTGTTGACCAATAGTAAACAAAGATGGACCAGTAACTTGCAGCAAGTGGTAGGAGAGCCAGGCATTGTGCCCAGAGTCAGCATCCACTGCAATCACTTTGGATATTAGATAACCTTTCTCAGCAGAGTTAGGAATAAACTCGAATAATGCTGATCCCTCAGTGTCTGGGGATGGGTAGAGAATCTTAGGAGCATTATCGTTCTTATCAATGATACATATTCTTACTGTGACATTAGTGCTTAGAGGAGGAGATCCGCTGTCTTTAGCCATCACCTGGAACTGAAATTCCCGCAGCTGTTCATAGTCAAATGATCTCTGAGCATAAATCACCCCAGTCAATGAGTTTATAGAGACATATGATGATACTGGGATACCATCTATTTTATTACTGATAATAGAGTAACTAATTTTAGCATTGTCATTAGTATCATAATCAGATGCATGGATACCATGTATGGAGGTCCCTTGCGGATTATTTTCTTGAACATAAACAATAATACTAATTTTTTCAAAAACAGGTGGATTGTCATTCACATCTGAAATAGTGAGTTGAATGGTTTTGTTGGTGGATAGTTGAGGAGATCCACTATCCATAGCTGTAATTGTTATATTATAGTGAGATTTCCTCTCTCTATCAATATCTGCTGTGGTTACCAGCTTATAGTAATTGGAGGAAGAAGATACTAATTGAAAGGGTAACGTTTCTAAAATTTCACAAGTTACCTCACCGTTCACTCCACTGTCTGAGTCATGAACATTAATCAGGGCTATAATTGTAGTTATTGGAGAATTCTCTGGAATTATATCTGATAGAGAAGTAATAGTTATTTGAGGAGGATTGTCATTCATATCCGTAACATTTATTAAGATCTTGCAATGCGTTACAAGGTTACCACCATCTTTGGCCTCCACAGTTAATTCATATCTCTCTGTAAGCTCATAGTCTATATTTCCTGTTACATTAATATGTCCAGTGACAGGATTTATGCTAAAGAGTGAATGCATAGCTTCAGGAATATCATGAAATGAATACAATATTTGAGCATTTGAACCTTCATCTTCATCCACAGCATTAAGCTGGAGAACCAAAAATCCAATAGGTGCATTTTCATTCAAACTAATTTCATATACATCTTTAGAAAATGTTGGAAAGTTGTCATTAACATCATGAACTAAAATCTTTATAAAGGCAGTACCAGATTTAGGAGGTTGTCCTCCGTCCAATGCCGTTAGAACTAATTGATAAATACTTTGCTTTTCTCTGTCCAGTGGTTTTTGCAAAATAAGTTCTGGAGATCTGATTCCATCTTTTGTCATTTTTATTCCCAATTCAAAGTCCTCATTGTCATCAATCATATAGTCCTGTACAGAGTTGACACCTACATCAGGATCTTGTGCATTTCCCAAAGTCagacgtactccaggtaaagcagacTCACTAACTGTTATGTCAAAAATACTCTTGGAAAAACTTGGTGGATTATCATTTACATCCTGAATTTCCACTTTGATTGTGTACAAATGCAATGGGTTTTCAATCACAGCTTCAAAGCTCATTAGACAATTCTGTTTTATTCCGCACAATACCTCTCTGTCTATTCTTTCTGCAACATACAAGTCCCCATTTTCTAAATTAGCATTGAAATATTGTATTTTGCCTCGTGAGACAATATGGAATTTTCTGAATAATAATTCCTTTGTTTTCAATCCCAGATCTATTGCTATGTTTCCTATTGCAGTCCCTTGCTTTAATTCCTCTGGTATGGAGTAGTAAAGCTGAGCAGAAACATGATGGAATGTTAAGAAAAAGAGAAGACATAGTACCTGCCATTGCATTGCCTTTTTTCCTCCAGAAATCAGCTTCATTTCTATTGTTAGCTAATGCGCTATTAGAATCCTGCTTCTTTTGATCCAAAGTGATAAAATGAAATATGCAATTCCAAATGTTTCCTTTCAGCAGAATAATCCAAGTTGCAGGTACAtgagtaaaaatcctttattaTGTCTTGTTCTGCAgatttgtgctgtgcactattgtaaATTCAGGAGTTCTAAATACTGAGATAAAATAACACAGTTCAATAGCGGTGCCTAGTGTCTAAATTAGGAATTGCTACACCACTGTAACTGCAGCTCAATAATATTGCtacttataaatatataaataatataataaactACCTTGACATCAATTTTAAAACTTTCTGAAATTACTGAGAATATGATTAGAAttctttttatacatttattttagaTTTAGTTTGTTCAAGATATCAGAACAGTGATTATAATGTAAATGTGAATATGAGGTAAACTAGCCATTTATTTCACAATGGATAAATCAGATGATCAAAATCCCAACAGAACAATGCACAGTGGATTCTGTATAAGTTATATGTTATTTTTTTAAGTGTTTATCCAACATCTATTGAATCAGAAAATGGGCAATTTCACCATATCAAAGAAACATAATTGTAATCCAGTATGATCTTTGCTTTGATATACTTAATAAATCTAAGCTATGCATCATTAGCTGtagccagtggcgtcatgaggagggtgcggggggtgcggcccgcacccaggtgtcacccttcaatggggtgacaccaaaaagagctgtacaCCCGCCTGGCCTGACTATTTTCACCGCCGCAGCGCCGCCGGGTCTGTACTGCCGCAATCTATAGATACCGGGTGCAGTACGTCACTCCCGGTGACGTCATCACGCACGCCGGCACCGCAGGgcaggccattctgggagggtagttGTATTCTGGGAGGGAGAATGGGAGTCGAGTGCATGGTGCCCACATGGGGTGCGCCCGGCTCCCGTCTTTGTAGCTAGCAGGGTACCCGGCTCTcatccctgcctgccaccgccAGAGCACCGCCGGGCGCACACAGAAGATGCGCCTGGATCTCGTCCCTGCCgctgaaggagcaccgccgggcgcgcacaggagatgcgcctggatctcgtccctgccgctgaaggagcaccgccgggcgcgcacaggagatgcgcctggatctcatccctgccgctgaaggagcaccgccgggcgcttggttcctatacctgccgccgctggagctggtaggctttaaaatTAAATCATAGTCTCCAGTATGTTTCTCTCCAACCCAGTGTccccagtctgtccctctcccactctgcaccctctcccacccagtgtcccaatccccagtatgtccccctcccactctgcatcctctcccacccagtgtcccaatccccagtatgtccctctcccactcagcatcctctcccacccagtgtcccagtccccagtatgtccccctcccactctgcatcctctcccacccagtgtcccaatccctagtctgtctccctcccactctgcatcctctcccacccagtgtcccaatccccagtatgtccctctcccactctgcatcctctcccacccagtgtcccagtccccagtatgtccccctcccactctgcatcctctcccacccagtgtcccaatccctagtctgtctccctcccactctgcatcctctcccacccagtgtcccagtccccagtatgtccctctcccactctgcatcctctcccacccagtgtcccaatccctagtctgtccccctcccactctgcatcctctcccacccagtgtcccagtccccagtatgtccccctcccactctgcgtcctctcccacccagcgtcccaatccccagtatgtccccctctcactctgcgtcctctcccacccagcgtcccaatccccagtatgtccccctcccactctgcgtcctctcccacccagcatctcccccttcctctgtccctctatccattatgtccttctcccaccctgcatccccctctcacccaatgcccccgtcctcctcagtcccttcctccaccatgtgtcctccctctcacccagtgcctcttaaggacacccCCTTTctgattggccacacccctttttcggcagcTTTCACAGTACCCCATTCGAGtggacactacccctttcaattttccatacccccacttcaaaattccctcttcgatcactgtgtgtgtgtgtgtgtgtgtgtgtgtgtgtgtatatatatatatatatatgtatgtgtatatatatgtatgtattacatatatatatacatacatacatacatacacacacacacacacacacacacacacacacacacaaggaggtCCATGggaggtgacaccatgagttaccacaccgggtgacaccaaccctagtgacgcctctggctgtAGCCCCACTGTTATTTCAGATCTCTACTTTAATATCTAGAATGCTGCATATGTTAACAATTGCTAAATATAATGAGCAAAAGAAATTCCCCAAGTATTTTCCCAAATATGATTGCTTTCACATACCCTATATTTTCTAATTGGTGGGAGTTTATACCTTCATACTCCTTTGATGTATTTTCTTGTATATACCATCCTAACACTTATTCGGAATATGATGTTTATGCTTTCTCTCTTCTTTCATTGCTTTTCAGCCATCATCACAAacaaacagaggcgtaactagggttttcggagcccagggcaagatggaaaatggcgccgccccccaaaaaaaaacacaaacaaaaaaaagcATGTGCGCACGCCAAAGGCGCATGcggcaaaaatgggcgtggccacacaccagaaggggtgtggccacgctccagaaggggtgtggccacgctccagaaggggtgtggccactgaaaatggcccacagtgccagttacattgccctacagtgccagttacattgccccacagtgccggatacatgccccacagtgccggatacattgccccacagtgccggatacattgccccacagtgccagatacatgccccactcagtgccagttacattgccccacagtgccagttacattgccccacagtgccggatacatgccccacagtgccagatacattgccccacagtgccagatacatgccccactcagtgccagatacatgccccacagtgccggatacaatgccccacagtgccagatacataccccacagtgccagatacattgccccacagtgccagatacatgccccactcagttccagatacatgccctactcagtgccagatacatgtcccactcaatgccagatacatgccccactcagtgccagatacatgccccactcagtgccagttacattgccccacagtgccggatacaatgccccacagtgccgaatacatgccccacagtgccggatacattgccccacagtgccagttacatgccccacagtgccagatacatgccccacagtgacagttacatgccccacagtgccagatacattgccccacagtgccagttacattgccccacagtgccagatacattgccccacagtgccagttacattgccccacagtgccagatacattgccccacagtgccagttacatgccccacagtgccagatacatgccccacagtgccaggctccactcagtgccagttacatgccccatttggtgccagttacatgccccacagtgccagatacatttccccacagtgccagttacattgccccacagtgccagatacattgccccacagtgccagttacattgccccacagtgccagatacattgccccacagtgccagttacatgccccacagtgccagatacatgcccctcagtgccaggccccacttggtgccagatacatgccccactgtgccgccgcccccccccctctgtgccgCCGGACCCTCCCGCCACTTAccggccgcttgttgctatgtgaggggaggagagcgcagcgcctctccttcccctcaccgctccaggtctccggcggctgtttggcgccggttcgctagccaatcagagctcgcggaccggcagccaatcaggagccggtctgcaagctctgattggctaacgccggagaccggacacagcagcgctgctagtgctggcagcggcggtgaggggagggagagacgctgcgctctcctcccctcacatttagggttgacgggggcgagtggggcatgatgccctggacgccggcggcgcccccctctcctgggcctgccaaggcgcccagggcacgtgctccactcgccctaccctagatacgcctctgaaaaCAAAAATCTGCTGTCTGTACACAATTGCATCTATTTGCTGGTATCCAATGTACATTACCGCAGATAATGGATTTGCcggaggctatccaattagccgcaaatATTGGCACTAATCGtggtttggtttcacctgccttagGCAGGCAAAGCCAAATCCGCAATAAGCGGGTATTTTTTCAGtgatcgcggccgcgaaaaatacaTGGGTCTGCAGCATTTTGCAGACTTTATGTATTTTCgcatgaaaaacgggggggggggggttgtttgtggGGGTTTCATGCATAACAATAGAATAGCATTGAAAAAAACCATTAATAATGTTTTAAGAGACACAAAAAAAAATTTCCCGCTTGCACAATATTTTCAGGGCTAATCGGATACCTTGAAAAAAAGAGGATTGCTTGAAAAACTCTTTTATGAGTACACTTTATTTACAAATGgaattactgtattatactgtaagaTAGTGTTATAATATTTAAAACAACTTTAAATAGTCACTCTGAAAATATTGAGTAGGCATCAAAATTGTCACCAAAATAATAAATTGTTACCCTGAAAAAAAATACAGTTAATTTAATTGTCTTCTGTAAAATACCTATTTGCATAGAGTGAACATTTCTTAGAGTAAAGTCTACCATTAATTATTTATACATaactagaaaaaaatatatttagtaATTATAAAGTGAATTAATGTAGACAAATCTAATACAGCACTGGGGTACAGGTGTAAACATTGGTGTTGAAGTATAGTGGGTAGATTTACACAAGCGTATAAAAATGATCAACATAATCAGatcggtttctatgggcaacagtaAGACTTTTCATTTCTAGAAGCTATAGTAAATCTGTCCTTAGGactctggggcaaatgtattaagcctggagaagtgataaggcagtgataagtggaaggtgataacgcaccagccaatcatctcctaactgtaatttttcaaagctgtaatgattggctggtgcgttatcaccttccagttatccctgctttatcacttctccaggcttagtacatctgcccctctgtgtgaCTTACTTACCACcagtggtgtagctaccataggtgcaggggatgcggctgctacagGGCCTGAGAAGCCTGCAGGGCCCATAGCTTCCGTGCACCCTATCATGCTACAGCACAAAGCAGCCAGGTCACGGAAGAGAGACTGGTCACTGCTTGATGCGGTGCTGCTGTTCTGTTGAGAGAGGAGGCAAAGACGTGACGTCCCAtcagggcaggcagcaccgcaGCAGCTGACTGTTCCACGAGTCCCAATCTCCCCTCACATCGCGGGGCCCCCGAGTGTGCATTTGGCAGTTTTCTGGGTGTGCAGTGTCGCTGGTGGGTAAGTGCCAGCTGCAGGTGCcacttctgctgtaatgtgtgagggggaggggCACTGGGGACCCTGTGGAAAttgtgctatggggccctcaaaggtGTAGCTACACCCCTGCTTACCGCCATTCCCTTCTGCCACATCTATAGATAAATTGCTGTTTTCAAAATTTGaattttaaaaaatatacatatttgcAGATGGTTAACCTCTTAATATAAATGTGTCTATTTACTAAATACTGTCTCCTTTACTCAGACAATATAAGTATTTATTGGTTGATAATAAAGCACACTGTTTGAAGGTTACAGTGTATCTTATACAACTGTCAAGCTGTGTTTAATTGTCAGTTTATTtaggagtgaattaggtgaagaacatgtgtttaaaaacttatccaaaatgattttatttaaaaaagtctTTTTACTtttaaaatttgtaaaaaaaaaaatattttttttttaacattggaaCATTGGTCGGCACTATCGGAACATCAGAACATCGAAAATATTGCGACAATCGAAACTTTAATTTTAACAGCcacacagccaccaggtacacaccgGGGGTAGCTGGGGAGGTTAATTTACATTTGACTGCAGCCACCGCGTGGGGGTCCagccatgctgaccaatcagcagttatCGACAGCATGACAATCACTGGGGGAGGGTACACGTTGGCAGAGCTGCAGCTGTGGTAAGTTTCTTTTCCTTGCGGCTGCACATGCTGTGTATcttactggtcgcatcctgtgtgaccagattAGATAAGGCCCTTACTGGTGTAGTCACATCTGAtgcgggttagggtcaggctatgggacAGGAGGATTAGGGTCAGGGAGGTTAGGGGTTAGGAGTAGTTTACTTCCCAAATAAGCGTTGAGATCCTgcatgtcgggatgccgctgtctgtattctgactgccggcatcccactcACCGGTATCCCGATACCATCCTTAACTTATTAACGTGTTTGCTCCTATATAAACATGTTTAATTAGGAGGCTGAAACCAATCACTCAAACATCCAAATTGCCACTCACCGCAAATTGCCACTAGTTGTAGAGTTGATGAGTTCATGAAACATGATGGGCAAATGTCAAAGTATAAATGTtctaagtactgtacagtatacctgtTTTTGTATTTCACTTACTATAAATAGATTATATTAATGTCCAGTATGGAAATGTCTACACACTGACAGCAAAAAAGTAAAACACATTTCCAACAGATATTCTTACAATTGTCAGATACACTGATTTTTCAGCATATTGAAATCTTCCCAAATTCCCAAATCTCTGATTTCATACACTGACAGAGGTCTATTATAATATGCTGCATATGTTAATTTTCTCGCACTGACATAGTGTATAAGAATCAACACTGGAGTTTGAcatattttttaatttaattattaATAGACCATAATTTTACTTAACTACTGTAAATGCATTGAACTTGGCCAATTGTACAGTGGGTAGTGGTCTCACCATTATTTACAGCAAGGGACCCCATTTTGTGTGGGATCCAGACTATAGGTCAACATACTGTACATtcagtctacagtcattaggttgaccccatatggttgacagacacaaggtcgacatggacaaaaagttgacatggacaaaaggtcaacactggaaaaggtcaacatgttaaAAAATCCACCAGTTCATATGGTCGACAAGagaatttttttaatgtttttgtacttgttccttccttgactatccatTTCAGAAATCATAACCTTTGGTAACCCAgtggcaagcaaagcgagacaTTGTGtctgaagtgtggcgagcgaagtgagccagcaAGGGAATatgtttctacaaatggtggtcccagctgacaaaactatccacactaaccccaaaaatgccaaaaagtgtgtcaaccattgtcatgtcaaccttttgaccttgtcgaccttttgtacctgtcaaccttttccagtgtcaacccTTCAAATGTCactcttttgtccatgttgaccttg
Encoded proteins:
- the LOC134933410 gene encoding protocadherin gamma-B1-like isoform X41, whose protein sequence is MKLISGGKKAMQWQVLCLLFFLTFHHVSAQLYYSIPEELKQGTAIGNIAIDLGLKTKELLFRKFHIVSRGKIQYFNANLENGDLYVAERIDREVLCGIKQNCLMSFEAVIENPLHLYTIKVEIQDVNDNPPSFSKSIFDITVSESALPGVRLTLGNAQDPDVGVNSVQDYMIDDNEDFELGIKMTKDGIRSPELILQKPLDREKQSIYQLVLTALDGGQPPKSGTAFIKILVHDVNDNFPTFSKDVYEISLNENAPIGFLVLQLNAVDEDEGSNAQILYSFHDIPEAMHSLFSINPVTGHINVTGNIDYELTERYELTVEAKDGGNLVTHCKILINVTDMNDNPPQITITSLSDIIPENSPITTIIALINVHDSDSGVNGEVTCEILETLPFQLVSSSSNYYKLVTTADIDRERKSHYNITITAMDSGSPQLSTNKTIQLTISDVNDNPPVFEKISIIVYVQENNPQGTSIHGIHASDYDTNDNAKISYSIISNKIDGIPVSSYVSINSLTGVIYAQRSFDYEQLREFQFQVMAKDSGSPPLSTNVTVRICIIDKNDNAPKILYPSPDTEGSALFEFIPNSAEKGYLISKVIAVDADSGHNAWLSYHLLQVTGPSLFTIGQHTGEIRIERDIEDKDSLRQKIVVLVKDNGVPSLSSTVTLSLVVAENFQQVVPEIRHQPSSSNSPSNITFYLVISITLISLLFIIAVIVIVVSKYRKSSSSTSFGALSRNVYPQFTLGCPSEISDGSLPFPFSYDVCVTLDSKQNELAYLKPLETVPTGNTIDHVDSTVTNDQPTDIFPKPIEPQQAQPNTEWRFSQAQRPGPSGAQPAEEAGVWPNNQFETERLQAMILASANEAAEGTSGLGGGTGTMGLSARYGPQFTLQHVPDYRQNVYIPGSTLTPTNAGGKRDGKGGGNKKKSGKKEKK